GCGGCGTGAGGTCTGGCGCCACAGCCCGCGTGGCGACAGCAGGCGCCACTGCACCTTTGATTGCAGGTCGGCACCCAGCACCTGGCTCTCGAAATTGGTGAAGGTCTGGTCGCGGTTGAGCGTGTAATAGGCGGCGGTGAGGCTGCCGCCCGACACACCCGTGATGAAATCGACCTCGTCGAGCAGGCGCTTGTCCTTGCCTTCCCAGTGGATCGGGGTGCTGGCCAGCGTTTCGAGTACGCCGTAGGAAAACGCCGCTGCACGATAGCCCCCGCCAGAAAACGACAGCACGATCAGCAGGCTGTCGCTGTTGTCCTCAGTCGCCAGGTTGCGCACCGCGTAGCGCGGCTGAAAGCTGTCGGTATCGAGCGGGCGATTGACGAAGTAGTGCTCACTGGCACAGCCGGCCAGCGCAAACAGCAAGGCAAGCAGGGTCGTCCGGATGGCAACGGTCCTGTAGGACAGATAGCGGGTCAGCATCGGTATTTTTCTACGGAAGAGAGTGGGGCGGGAGTTGCCCCCAGACCGTCTGATTGTAGTCTGCCGCCATCCTGCCCCGAAATAATCGGCAACGCCGCATGTGCCGGTGCACCCGCGGCGTTGCCTGCATGGCGGCTACTTGCCCGATTTCAGCGTGGTGTAACTGGTGATCAGGTTGCGGTAGTCGGGGATATGGTTGGAGAACAGCGTGCCGAGTCCTTCGATGTCGTTGCGCCAGTCGCGATGCAGCTCGCAGGCGACGCCGAACCAGGCCATCAGCTGCGCGCCGGCGGCCGTCATGCGGTCCCAGGCCGACTGGCGCGTGATCTCATTGAACGTGCCGGAGGCATCGGTGACGACAAACACCTCGTAGCCTTCTTCCAGGGCCGACAGCGCCGGGAAGGCCACGCAGACTTCGGTCACCACACCAGCGATGATCAGCTGCTTCTTGCCGGTTGC
The genomic region above belongs to Chitinivorax sp. PXF-14 and contains:
- the ycaC gene encoding isochorismate family cysteine hydrolase YcaC — translated: MGKPYVRLDKNNAAVLLVDHQAGLLSLVRDIDPDKFKNNVLALADLAKYFKLPTILTTSFEDGPNGPLVPELKAMFPDAPYIARPGQINAWDNEDFVKAIKATGKKQLIIAGVVTEVCVAFPALSALEEGYEVFVVTDASGTFNEITRQSAWDRMTAAGAQLMAWFGVACELHRDWRNDIEGLGTLFSNHIPDYRNLITSYTTLKSGK